A single Pseudomonas sp. HN11 DNA region contains:
- the sdhC gene encoding succinate dehydrogenase, cytochrome b556 subunit, which produces MKKAVNSQRPVNLDLRTIKLPITGVTSFLHRVSGIILFLGLGIMLYALSKSLGSEEGYAEVKACLTSPLAKFVAWGLLSALLYHLVAGVRHLIMDAGIGETLEGGRLGSKLIIAISVVLIVLAGVWIW; this is translated from the coding sequence GTGAAAAAAGCCGTGAATAGCCAACGACCTGTAAACCTAGACCTAAGGACCATCAAACTCCCCATCACCGGCGTTACGTCGTTCCTGCACCGTGTTTCCGGCATCATCCTGTTCCTGGGCTTGGGCATCATGCTTTATGCATTGAGCAAATCCCTGGGTTCCGAGGAAGGATACGCCGAGGTGAAGGCATGCTTGACCAGCCCGCTGGCCAAGTTCGTAGCATGGGGCCTCCTGTCCGCTCTGCTGTATCACCTGGTAGCCGGTGTGCGCCACTTGATCATGGATGCGGGTATCGGTGAGACGCTGGAAGGCGGCCGCCTGGGCTCGAAACTCATCATCGCCATTTCCGTGGTGCTGATCGTTCTGGCAGGAGTTTGGATATGGTAA
- a CDS encoding glycine betaine ABC transporter substrate-binding protein translates to MKMRRLLGAAATLVVAMSSTLASADSKTLSIGYVDGWSDSVATTHVAAEVIKAKLGYDVKLQAVATGIMWQGVATGKLDAMLSAWLPVTHGEYWAKNKDKVVDYGPNFKDAKIGLIVPEYVKAKSIEDLKTDTTFKNKIVGIDAGSGVMLKTDAAIKQYGLDYKLQASSGAAMIAELTRAEDKQESIAVTGWVPHWMFAKWKLRFLDDPKGIYGAAETVNSIGSKGLEKKAPEVAAFLKKFQWASKDEIGEVMLAIQEGAKPDAAAKDWVAKHPERVAEWTGK, encoded by the coding sequence ATGAAGATGCGACGACTCTTGGGCGCAGCTGCCACTCTGGTAGTTGCGATGAGCTCCACACTGGCCAGCGCCGACAGCAAGACCCTGAGCATCGGCTATGTGGATGGCTGGTCCGACAGCGTGGCCACCACCCACGTGGCGGCAGAAGTGATCAAGGCCAAGCTCGGTTATGACGTGAAACTGCAAGCCGTCGCCACCGGGATCATGTGGCAGGGCGTGGCCACCGGCAAGCTCGACGCCATGCTCTCTGCCTGGCTGCCGGTCACCCACGGAGAGTACTGGGCCAAGAACAAGGACAAGGTGGTCGACTACGGTCCCAACTTCAAGGATGCGAAGATCGGTCTGATCGTGCCGGAGTACGTCAAGGCCAAGTCCATCGAAGACCTCAAGACCGACACCACCTTCAAGAACAAGATCGTCGGCATCGACGCCGGTTCAGGCGTGATGCTCAAGACCGACGCGGCCATCAAACAGTACGGCCTCGATTACAAACTGCAAGCCAGTTCGGGCGCGGCAATGATCGCCGAGTTGACCCGTGCCGAAGACAAACAGGAATCCATTGCGGTCACCGGTTGGGTGCCACACTGGATGTTCGCCAAGTGGAAACTGCGTTTCCTGGACGATCCAAAAGGGATTTATGGTGCTGCTGAAACCGTCAACAGCATCGGCAGCAAGGGCCTGGAGAAGAAAGCGCCGGAAGTTGCGGCCTTCCTGAAGAAATTCCAGTGGGCCTCCAAGGACGAAATCGGCGAAGTCATGCTGGCGATTCAAGAGGGCGCCAAGCCTGATGCCGCCGCCAAGGATTGGGTCGCCAAGCACCCTGAGCGCGTCGCCGAGTGGACCGGTAAGTAA
- a CDS encoding DUF485 domain-containing protein yields the protein MNDSIYLSIQNSPRFKELVRKRERFAWILSAIMLGLYSAFILLIAYGPQVLGAKLSPGSSITWGIPLGVGLIVSAFILTGIYVRRANGEFDDLNNAILKEAAQ from the coding sequence ATGAACGACAGCATTTACCTCTCGATTCAAAACAGCCCGCGTTTCAAGGAGCTGGTGAGAAAAAGGGAAAGGTTCGCCTGGATTCTCTCGGCGATCATGCTAGGGCTTTACTCCGCTTTCATCCTGTTGATCGCCTACGGGCCACAAGTGCTGGGCGCCAAGCTCAGCCCCGGTTCGTCGATTACCTGGGGCATTCCCCTGGGCGTCGGGTTGATTGTGTCCGCCTTCATCCTGACCGGCATCTACGTGCGCCGGGCCAATGGCGAGTTTGACGACCTGAACAATGCGATTCTCAAGGAGGCTGCGCAATGA
- the sdhD gene encoding succinate dehydrogenase, hydrophobic membrane anchor protein yields MVTSVTNLSRSGLYDWMAQRVSAVVLAAYFIFLIGYLVANPGIGYEQWHGLFSHNAMRIFSLLALVALGAHAWVGMWTIATDYLTPMALGKSATAVRFLFQAVCGVAMFAYFVWGVQILWGI; encoded by the coding sequence ATGGTAACCAGCGTTACGAACCTTTCGCGTTCGGGCCTCTATGACTGGATGGCGCAGCGTGTGTCTGCGGTCGTTCTCGCGGCTTATTTCATTTTCCTGATCGGATACCTCGTCGCAAACCCGGGCATCGGCTATGAGCAATGGCACGGCCTGTTTTCCCACAATGCGATGCGAATCTTCAGTCTGCTGGCCCTTGTTGCCCTGGGCGCACACGCCTGGGTTGGCATGTGGACCATCGCGACCGACTACCTGACGCCGATGGCGCTGGGCAAGTCCGCGACAGCAGTCCGTTTCCTCTTCCAGGCAGTCTGCGGCGTCGCGATGTTCGCTTACTTCGTCTGGGGTGTGCAGATTCTTTGGGGTATCTGA
- a CDS encoding MlaA family lipoprotein gives MAKYLLLLAALMCAGVANADNSKAHEPVKVDADGFKEPLTKLKFNPGLDQREFERSTLTALNVYDPLEAWNRRVYHFNYRFDQWVFLPVVDGYRYVTPSFLRTGVSNFFNNLGDVPNLLNSLLQLKGHRSLETTGRLLVNTTIGIAGLWDPATAMGLPRQSEDFGQTLGFYGVPGGAYLVLPIFGPSNLRDTTGLLVDYSAESQINFLNVSEVSSNHPEIWALRAVDKRYQTSFRYGQMNSPFEYEKVRYIYTESRKLQIAE, from the coding sequence GTGGCTAAATATCTTCTGCTGCTTGCTGCCTTGATGTGCGCAGGCGTGGCCAATGCCGACAACAGCAAGGCCCACGAGCCGGTCAAGGTCGACGCCGATGGCTTCAAAGAGCCACTGACCAAGCTCAAGTTCAACCCGGGCCTGGACCAGCGCGAGTTTGAGCGTTCGACACTCACCGCGCTCAATGTGTACGACCCGCTGGAAGCGTGGAACCGTCGCGTGTACCACTTCAACTACCGCTTCGACCAATGGGTGTTCCTGCCGGTGGTCGACGGTTATCGCTACGTCACGCCGAGCTTCCTGCGCACCGGCGTGAGCAACTTCTTCAACAACCTGGGCGACGTGCCCAACTTGTTGAACAGCCTGCTACAGCTCAAGGGCCACCGCTCCCTGGAAACCACTGGCCGCCTGCTGGTCAACACCACCATTGGCATCGCCGGCCTCTGGGACCCTGCCACCGCCATGGGCCTGCCGCGCCAGAGCGAAGACTTCGGCCAGACCCTTGGCTTCTACGGTGTACCGGGCGGCGCCTATCTGGTGCTGCCGATCTTTGGTCCGTCGAACTTGCGCGACACCACCGGCCTGCTGGTGGACTACAGCGCCGAGTCACAGATCAACTTCCTCAACGTCTCCGAGGTCAGCTCCAACCACCCGGAAATCTGGGCCTTGCGCGCAGTGGACAAACGCTACCAGACCAGCTTCCGCTATGGTCAGATGAACTCGCCATTCGAATATGAGAAGGTGCGGTATATCTATACGGAGTCGCGTAAGTTGCAGATTGCCGAGTAA
- a CDS encoding cation acetate symporter has translation MIRRLLAIFGASLFAPAVWAADALTGEVHKQPLNVSAIVMFVAFVGATLCITYWASKRNKSAADYYAAGGKITGFQNGLAIAGDYMSAASFLGISALVYTSGYDGLIYSIGFLVGWPIILFLIAERLRNLGKYTFADVASYRLGQTQIRSLSACGSLVVVAFYLIAQMVGAGKLIQLLFGLDYHVAVILVGILMVLYVLFGGMLATTWVQIIKAVLLLSGASFMALMVMKHVNFDFNALFSEAIKVHPKGEAIMSPGGLVKDPISAFSLGLALMFGTAGLPHILMRFFTVSDAKEARKSVFYATGFIGYFYILTFIIGFGAILLVSTNPAFKDAAGALLGGNNMAAVHLANAVGGSIFLGFISAVAFATILAVVAGLTLAGASAVSHDLYASVIKKGKANDKDEIRVSKITTVALGVLAIGLGILFESQNIAFMVGLAFSIAASCNFPVLLLSMYWKNLTTRGAMIGGWLGLVSAVGLMVLGPTIWVSILHHEKAIFPYEYPALFSMIIAFVGIWFFSITDKSAAAEKERALYFPQFVRSQTGLGSSGAVNH, from the coding sequence ATGATCCGGCGTCTACTGGCAATATTCGGCGCTTCGCTCTTTGCTCCAGCCGTTTGGGCGGCGGATGCATTGACCGGTGAAGTGCACAAGCAACCCCTGAACGTTTCGGCCATCGTGATGTTCGTCGCGTTTGTCGGCGCCACCCTGTGCATCACCTACTGGGCCTCCAAGCGCAACAAGTCGGCGGCCGACTACTATGCGGCCGGCGGCAAGATCACCGGTTTCCAGAACGGCCTGGCGATTGCCGGTGACTACATGTCGGCGGCGTCCTTCCTGGGGATTTCCGCGCTGGTCTACACCTCCGGTTATGACGGCCTGATCTACTCGATCGGCTTCCTGGTGGGCTGGCCGATCATTCTGTTCCTGATCGCCGAGCGCCTGCGTAACCTGGGCAAGTACACCTTTGCCGACGTGGCGTCCTATCGCCTGGGCCAGACCCAGATCCGCAGCCTGTCGGCATGTGGTTCGCTGGTGGTGGTGGCGTTCTACCTTATTGCGCAGATGGTCGGCGCCGGCAAGCTGATTCAGTTGCTGTTCGGCCTGGACTACCATGTAGCGGTGATCCTGGTAGGTATCCTGATGGTGCTTTATGTGCTGTTCGGCGGCATGCTGGCGACCACCTGGGTACAGATCATCAAGGCCGTGCTGCTGCTGTCCGGTGCCTCGTTCATGGCGCTGATGGTGATGAAGCACGTCAACTTCGACTTTAATGCCCTGTTCTCCGAGGCGATCAAGGTTCACCCTAAAGGTGAAGCGATCATGAGCCCCGGCGGCTTGGTGAAAGACCCGATTTCAGCATTCTCCCTCGGTCTTGCGTTGATGTTCGGTACCGCTGGCCTGCCACACATCCTGATGCGCTTCTTCACCGTCAGCGACGCGAAAGAAGCGCGCAAGAGCGTGTTCTACGCCACTGGTTTCATCGGTTACTTCTATATCCTGACCTTCATCATCGGCTTCGGCGCGATCCTGCTGGTCAGCACCAACCCGGCATTCAAGGATGCAGCAGGCGCCTTGCTGGGCGGCAATAACATGGCCGCGGTGCACCTGGCCAATGCGGTGGGTGGCAGTATCTTCCTGGGCTTTATTTCGGCCGTGGCCTTCGCCACCATCCTCGCGGTGGTTGCCGGCTTGACCCTGGCCGGCGCTTCGGCGGTGTCCCATGACCTGTACGCCAGCGTGATCAAGAAAGGCAAGGCCAACGACAAGGATGAAATTCGTGTATCGAAGATCACCACCGTTGCCTTGGGCGTCCTGGCTATCGGCCTGGGTATCCTGTTCGAAAGCCAGAACATTGCGTTCATGGTCGGCCTGGCGTTCTCCATTGCTGCCAGCTGTAACTTCCCGGTGCTGCTGCTTTCCATGTACTGGAAAAACCTCACCACCCGGGGCGCGATGATTGGTGGCTGGCTGGGTCTGGTCAGTGCTGTTGGTTTGATGGTGCTGGGCCCGACCATCTGGGTATCGATCCTGCACCATGAAAAAGCCATCTTCCCTTATGAGTATCCGGCGCTGTTCTCGATGATTATTGCGTTCGTCGGCATCTGGTTCTTCTCCATCACCGACAAGTCGGCGGCAGCAGAGAAAGAGCGTGCGCTGTACTTCCCGCAGTTTGTGCGTTCGCAGACTGGCCTGGGGTCGAGTGGGGCAGTGAATCATTGA
- the gltA gene encoding citrate synthase, producing the protein MADKKAQLIIEGAAPVELPILTGTVGPDVIDVRGLTATGRFTFDPGFMSTASCESQITYIDGDNGILLHRGYPIEQLAEKSDYLETCYLLLNGELPTAEQKAQFVSTVKNHTMVHEQLKTFFNGFRRDAHPMAVMCGVVGALSAFYHDSLDINNPQHREISAIRLVAKMPTLAAMVYKYSMGQPMMYPRNDLTYAENFLHMMFNTPCEIKPISPVLAKAMDRIFILHADHEQNASTSTVRLAGSSGANPFACIAAGIAALWGPAHGGANEAVLTMLDEIGDVSNIDKFIAKAKDKNDPFKLMGFGHRVYKNRDPRATVMKQTCDEVLKELGIKNDPQLELAMRLEEIALTDPYFIERSLYPNVDFYSGIILKAIGIPTSMFTVIFALARTVGWISHWKEMLSSPYKIGRPRQLYTGYESRDITQLEDRH; encoded by the coding sequence ATGGCTGACAAAAAAGCGCAGTTGATCATCGAGGGCGCAGCCCCCGTCGAGCTGCCCATTTTAACCGGCACCGTTGGTCCCGATGTTATCGACGTACGGGGCCTGACGGCCACGGGCCGTTTCACATTCGATCCAGGCTTCATGTCGACCGCCTCTTGCGAGTCGCAGATCACCTATATCGATGGTGATAATGGGATTTTGCTGCATCGCGGCTACCCGATCGAACAACTGGCCGAGAAATCGGATTACCTGGAAACCTGCTACCTGCTGCTAAATGGCGAATTGCCAACAGCCGAGCAGAAAGCCCAGTTCGTCAGCACCGTTAAGAACCACACCATGGTTCATGAGCAGTTGAAGACCTTCTTCAACGGCTTCCGTCGCGACGCCCACCCGATGGCCGTCATGTGCGGCGTGGTCGGCGCCCTGTCGGCCTTCTATCACGACTCCCTCGACATCAATAACCCGCAGCATCGTGAAATTTCCGCGATCCGCCTGGTTGCCAAGATGCCGACCCTGGCCGCGATGGTTTACAAGTACTCCATGGGCCAACCCATGATGTACCCGCGCAACGACCTGACGTACGCGGAAAACTTCCTGCACATGATGTTCAACACGCCGTGCGAGATCAAACCGATCAGCCCGGTGCTCGCCAAGGCCATGGATCGGATCTTCATCCTCCATGCCGACCACGAACAGAACGCCTCCACCTCCACCGTGCGCCTGGCAGGCTCTTCGGGTGCCAACCCGTTCGCCTGTATCGCCGCCGGTATCGCCGCACTGTGGGGCCCCGCTCACGGCGGTGCGAACGAAGCCGTATTGACCATGCTCGATGAAATCGGCGATGTCTCCAACATCGACAAGTTCATCGCCAAGGCCAAGGACAAGAACGATCCGTTCAAGTTGATGGGCTTCGGTCATCGGGTCTACAAGAACCGCGACCCGCGCGCCACCGTCATGAAGCAGACCTGCGACGAAGTGTTGAAGGAATTGGGCATCAAGAACGATCCGCAACTCGAACTGGCCATGCGCCTGGAAGAGATCGCCCTGACCGACCCCTACTTCATCGAACGCTCGCTGTACCCGAACGTCGACTTCTACTCGGGGATCATCCTCAAGGCGATCGGCATTCCAACCAGCATGTTCACCGTGATCTTCGCCCTGGCGCGGACCGTTGGCTGGATCTCCCACTGGAAAGAAATGCTCTCCAGCCCGTACAAGATTGGCCGTCCGCGCCAGCTGTACACCGGCTACGAGTCGCGTGACATCACCCAGCTGGAAGATCGGCACTAA
- a CDS encoding glycoside hydrolase family 17 protein — translation MPATARFPALPYFCALLLGLLALIGYWYGLGRPVVLPDVASATHKMQCASYTPFDKDQSPFDQPFTLRPERMDTDLALLATRFECVRTYTMVGLEALPSMARKHGLKVMAGAWVSSDAVATEKEIETLITAANANPDVVTSVIVGNEALLRKEVTAAQLVKLIQTVKSRIKQPVTYADVWEFWLQHPEIAPAVDFLTIHLLPYWEDDPSGIDQALKHVGDVRQTFGNKFAPKDILIGETGWPSEGRQRETAVPSRVNEAKFMRGFVAMAEANGWHYNLIEAFDQPWKRASEGAVGGYWGLFDADRQDKSILAGPVSNVPYWPLWLGVGGIILLGTLVLGGRVRSTRAAITLPLLGALAACSIGTWAELTRVTARFNDEWVWAGLLLVLNLLVLAHAALALSAQEGWRERAFNWLERRAGWLVAITGFAGAVMMLALVFDPRYRSFPSAALVLPALVYLIRPVTGPRREIALLAFIIGAGIAPQLYREGLLNQQAWGWAMASLLMVVALWRCLRVRRT, via the coding sequence ATGCCTGCGACTGCCCGCTTCCCTGCCCTGCCCTATTTCTGCGCCTTGCTCCTCGGCCTGCTGGCCCTGATCGGCTACTGGTATGGCCTCGGCCGCCCCGTAGTGCTGCCCGATGTCGCCAGTGCCACGCACAAGATGCAGTGCGCGTCCTACACGCCGTTCGATAAAGACCAATCTCCGTTTGACCAGCCATTCACACTGCGCCCGGAACGCATGGACACCGACCTGGCCCTGCTGGCCACCCGCTTTGAGTGCGTGCGCACCTACACCATGGTTGGCCTGGAAGCATTGCCAAGCATGGCACGCAAACATGGGCTGAAGGTGATGGCCGGCGCGTGGGTCAGCAGTGACGCGGTGGCGACCGAGAAAGAAATCGAAACATTGATCACTGCAGCAAACGCCAACCCTGACGTAGTGACCTCGGTGATCGTCGGCAACGAAGCGCTGCTGCGTAAAGAAGTCACCGCCGCACAACTGGTGAAGCTGATCCAGACCGTCAAAAGCCGGATCAAGCAGCCGGTGACCTATGCAGATGTGTGGGAGTTCTGGCTGCAACACCCGGAAATCGCTCCGGCGGTGGATTTCCTCACCATCCACTTGCTGCCGTACTGGGAAGATGATCCGTCGGGCATTGACCAGGCCCTCAAGCATGTGGGCGATGTGCGCCAGACTTTTGGCAACAAGTTTGCCCCCAAGGACATCCTTATAGGCGAAACCGGTTGGCCCAGCGAAGGTCGCCAACGTGAAACCGCTGTACCAAGCAGGGTCAACGAAGCGAAGTTCATGCGTGGTTTTGTGGCTATGGCCGAGGCCAATGGCTGGCACTACAACCTGATCGAAGCGTTTGACCAACCCTGGAAACGCGCCAGCGAAGGCGCCGTGGGCGGCTACTGGGGCCTTTTTGATGCCGATCGCCAGGACAAGAGCATCCTCGCCGGGCCAGTGAGCAACGTGCCGTACTGGCCGCTGTGGCTGGGCGTCGGCGGGATTATCCTGCTGGGCACTCTGGTGCTGGGTGGTCGTGTACGCAGCACCCGTGCCGCCATTACCCTTCCGCTGTTGGGCGCGTTGGCGGCTTGCTCCATCGGCACCTGGGCCGAGCTGACGCGCGTGACTGCGCGTTTCAATGATGAATGGGTGTGGGCTGGGTTGCTGTTGGTGTTGAACCTGCTGGTGCTGGCTCATGCGGCCTTGGCCTTGAGTGCACAGGAAGGTTGGCGTGAGCGGGCGTTCAACTGGCTGGAGCGGCGCGCAGGCTGGCTGGTGGCGATTACCGGATTTGCGGGTGCGGTGATGATGCTGGCGTTGGTGTTTGATCCGCGTTACCGCAGCTTCCCGAGTGCGGCGCTGGTATTGCCGGCCCTGGTTTATCTGATACGTCCGGTGACCGGACCGCGTCGGGAGATTGCGCTGTTGGCGTTTATCATCGGTGCGGGCATTGCGCCACAATTGTACCGTGAAGGGTTGTTGAACCAGCAGGCGTGGGGTTGGGCGATGGCTAGCCTGCTCATGGTCGTGGCTTTGTGGCGTTGCTTGCGGGTGCGCAGGACTTAA
- a CDS encoding DUF808 domain-containing protein has translation MAGSSLLVLIDDIAAVLDDVALMTKMAAKKTAGVLGDDLALNAQQVSGVRAEREIPVVWAVAKGSFINKLILVPTALLISAFAPWAVTPLLMLGGAYLCFEGFEKLAHKFLRSKTEDQAEHAQLVEAVADPATDLVAFEKDKIKGAIRTDFILSAEIIAITLGTVADAPLMQQVVVLSGIAIVMTVGVYGLVAGIVKLDDLGLWLTQKPGQMARRIGGAILRAAPYMMKSLSVIGTAAMFMVGGGILTHGVPVVHHWIETVSQNTGGLAWLMPTLFNAVAGIIAGALALTLVLAGGKVWRAVNPG, from the coding sequence ATGGCAGGAAGCAGCTTGTTGGTGTTGATCGACGATATCGCCGCGGTACTCGATGACGTCGCCCTGATGACAAAAATGGCGGCCAAGAAGACCGCCGGTGTGCTGGGTGACGATCTTGCGCTCAATGCCCAGCAGGTCTCCGGTGTGCGCGCCGAGCGGGAAATCCCGGTGGTGTGGGCGGTGGCCAAGGGCTCGTTTATCAATAAGTTGATCCTGGTGCCTACCGCGCTGTTGATCAGCGCCTTCGCCCCGTGGGCAGTGACGCCACTGTTGATGCTGGGCGGTGCCTACCTGTGTTTCGAAGGATTCGAGAAACTCGCGCATAAGTTCCTGCGCAGTAAGACCGAGGACCAGGCCGAACACGCGCAATTGGTCGAAGCCGTGGCCGACCCGGCCACCGATCTGGTGGCCTTTGAAAAGGACAAGATCAAAGGCGCAATCCGCACCGACTTTATCCTCTCGGCGGAAATCATCGCCATCACCCTTGGCACCGTGGCCGACGCGCCGTTGATGCAGCAGGTGGTGGTGCTGTCGGGCATTGCGATCGTCATGACCGTGGGCGTGTACGGGCTGGTGGCGGGTATCGTCAAACTTGACGACCTGGGGCTGTGGTTGACCCAGAAGCCGGGCCAGATGGCACGCCGTATCGGCGGTGCAATTTTGCGCGCCGCGCCGTACATGATGAAAAGCCTGTCGGTGATCGGCACGGCGGCGATGTTCATGGTCGGCGGCGGGATTCTCACCCATGGCGTGCCGGTGGTGCATCATTGGATCGAGACGGTCAGCCAGAACACCGGGGGACTGGCGTGGTTGATGCCGACGTTGTTCAACGCGGTGGCTGGGATTATTGCCGGTGCGCTGGCGTTGACGCTGGTGTTGGCTGGCGGCAAGGTTTGGCGAGCGGTTAACCCTGGGTAA
- a CDS encoding serine/threonine protein kinase, which yields MLRSLRCAALLGSLFLSASALAVDIDQASYGYPLTNPFEATIATTPPDLRPKLPSDDEINQSDYTLNMRPEREFSLPDNFWAVKKLTYRIAKQDRAAPLIFLIAGTGARFDSSINEYLKKLYYQAGYHVVQLSSPTSFDFISAASRFATPGITQEDAEDMYRVMQAVRAQNASLPVTDFYLTGYSLGALDAAFISKLDETRRSFNFKKVLLLNPPVNLYTSITNLDKLVQTEVKGINNTTTFYELVLNKLTRYFQQKGYIDLNDALLYDFQQSKQHLTNEQMAMLIGTSFRFSAADIAFTSDLINRRGLIIPPKYPITESTSLTPFLKRALQCDFDCYLTEQVIPMWRARSDGGSLLQLVDQVSLYALKDYLHTSPKIAVMHNADDVILGPGDLGFLRKTFGDRLTVYPLGGHCGNLNYRVNADAMLEFFRG from the coding sequence ATGCTCCGTTCCTTGCGCTGTGCTGCCTTACTGGGCAGCCTTTTTCTGAGTGCGTCAGCACTGGCCGTCGATATTGACCAAGCCAGCTATGGCTACCCTTTGACCAACCCGTTTGAAGCCACCATCGCCACCACCCCGCCTGACCTTCGGCCAAAATTGCCGAGCGATGACGAGATCAACCAGTCCGACTACACCCTGAACATGCGTCCCGAGCGCGAATTCAGCCTGCCGGACAACTTCTGGGCGGTGAAGAAACTCACCTACCGCATCGCCAAGCAGGATCGCGCCGCGCCGCTGATCTTCCTGATCGCGGGTACCGGTGCGCGCTTCGACAGCAGCATCAACGAATACCTGAAAAAACTGTATTACCAGGCCGGCTACCACGTGGTGCAACTGTCGTCGCCCACCAGCTTCGACTTTATCAGCGCCGCTTCGCGCTTCGCCACCCCAGGTATCACCCAGGAAGACGCCGAAGACATGTACCGCGTGATGCAAGCCGTGCGCGCGCAGAACGCCTCCCTGCCGGTGACCGACTTCTACCTCACCGGCTACAGCCTTGGCGCCTTGGATGCGGCGTTCATCAGCAAGCTCGACGAGACCCGCCGCAGTTTCAACTTCAAGAAAGTCTTGCTGCTGAACCCGCCAGTCAACCTCTACACCTCGATCACCAACCTCGACAAGCTGGTGCAGACCGAGGTCAAGGGCATCAACAACACCACTACTTTTTATGAGCTGGTGTTGAACAAACTGACCCGCTATTTCCAGCAAAAGGGCTACATCGACCTGAACGACGCCCTGCTTTACGACTTCCAGCAATCCAAGCAGCACCTGACCAACGAACAGATGGCCATGTTGATCGGCACTTCGTTCCGCTTCTCGGCGGCCGACATTGCCTTTACTTCGGACCTGATCAACCGGCGCGGCTTGATCATCCCGCCGAAATACCCGATCACTGAAAGCACCAGCCTCACGCCGTTCCTCAAGCGTGCGCTGCAGTGCGACTTCGATTGCTACCTCACCGAGCAAGTGATCCCGATGTGGCGCGCCCGCTCCGATGGCGGCAGCCTGTTGCAACTGGTCGACCAGGTCAGCCTGTACGCCCTTAAGGATTACCTGCACACCAGCCCGAAAATCGCCGTCATGCACAACGCCGACGACGTGATCCTCGGCCCGGGCGACCTTGGCTTCCTGCGTAAAACCTTCGGCGATCGCTTGACCGTCTACCCCCTGGGCGGCCATTGCGGCAACCTCAATTACCGCGTCAACGCCGACGCCATGCTGGAGTTCTTCCGTGGCTAA